One Eurosta solidaginis isolate ZX-2024a chromosome 5, ASM4086904v1, whole genome shotgun sequence DNA segment encodes these proteins:
- the LOC137251817 gene encoding uncharacterized protein, translating to MLRFTYALLTVLVAVNAVPYGSYNSHHGYGVPAATYSHPVIHEKPSVLYHIDAPAHWNYAPSTQYGPALLPVDAHHISGYSKPSPLIGSSTHPKAKAVAASANVPLHAGQYKLLVVPSYKVPNIVAPEPALHSAGYGAHSAGYAAHSSY from the exons ATGTTACGTTTTACA TACGCTTTACTAACCGTTCTTGTTGCTGTGAATGCTGTTCCATATGGAAGCTACAACAGCCATCATGGCTATGGTGTTCCAGCTGCTACATACAGCCATCCTGTCATACACGAGAAACCAAGCGTTTTATATCACATCGACGCTCCAGCACATTGGAATTATGCTCCTTCTACACAATACGGTCCAGCTCTCTTGCCAGTCGATGCTCACCACATTTCAGGATATAGTAAGCCATCTCCTTTGATTGGTTCATCCACTCATCCAAAAGCGAAAGCTGTAGCTGCTTCTGCTAATGTGCCATTACATGCAGGCCAATACAAACTCTTGGTTGTACCCTCATACAAAGTGCCTAATATTGTCGCTCCTGAGCCAGCTCTTCACTCAGCTGGTTATGGCGCCCATTCTGCAGGTTATGCTGCTCATTCTAGCTATTAA